In Juglans regia cultivar Chandler chromosome 5, Walnut 2.0, whole genome shotgun sequence, the following are encoded in one genomic region:
- the LOC108984248 gene encoding pleiotropic drug resistance protein 2-like isoform X2 gives MLITLNFFLNFFVEALDSVGASTNFLCVLGSDKCLIMTAALHGDGLAVSMSRRASSRSASKKSFSASFREAWTGQPDVFQRSGTRGDDEEELKWAALDRLPTYDRLRKGFLKQVLDDGRVGYEEVDVTKLRMQDKKNIIESILKVVEDDNEKFLRRLRNRTDRVGIEIPTIEIRFEHVSIEGDAYVGTRALPTLLNSTLNSIEALLGVLKLFPSKKRVVQILQDVSGIVKPSRMTLLLGPPGSGKTTLLQALAGKRDKDLRVSGRVTYCGHELSEFVPQRTCAYISQQDLHHGEMTVRETLDFSGRCLGVGTRYEMLAELSRREKHARIKPDPEIDAFMKATAMTGEEASLVTDYILKILGLDICSDILVGDDMRRGISGGQKKRVTTGEMLAGPAKALFMDEISNGLDSSTTFQIVRFMRQMVHIMDVTMIISLLQPAPETFDLFDDIILLSEGQIVYQGPRDNVLQFFENVGFKCPERKGVADFLQEITSKKDQEQYWYKKNEPYRYISVPEFVSCFQNFHIGQKISEELGIPYDRSKAHPAALVKEKYGISNWELFKACLAREWLLMKRNSFVYIFKTTQITIMSIIAMTVFLRTEMKHGRIEDGGKFYGAMFFSLTNVMFNGVAELALTIFRLPVFFKQRDFLFYPSWAFALPIWLLRIPLSLMESGIWICLTYYTVGFAPAASRFFRQLLAFFSVHQMALSLFRFIAALGRTQVVANTIGTFSLLSIFVLGGFIVAKDDIQPWMKWGYYVSPMMYGQNAIVMNEFLDERWSAPNPDPNVPEPTVGKVLLRARGMFKDDYWFWICVGALLGFSLLFNICFILALTFLNPLGDSKSVIVEEDDKRKSGKQPSNGQHRIMTTEMSTASTSPLFEVQAPVRRGMVLPFQPLSLAFSHVNYYVDMPAEMKSEGVEETRLQLLRDVSGAFRPGVLTALVGVSGAGKTTLMDVLAGRKTGGYTEGSISISGYPKNQATFARVSGYCEQNDIHSPHVTVYESLLYSAWLRLAKEVDKETRKMFVEEVMDLVELNPLRNSLVGLPGVDGQSPEQRKRLTIAVELVANPSIIFMDEPTSGLDARAAAIVMRTVRNTVDTGRTVVCTIHQPSIDIFEAFNELLLMKRGGQVIYAGPLGHQSHKLVEYFEAFPYVPKIKEGHNPATWMLEVSSPAVEVQHDVDFAEIYANSDLYKRNQELIQELSTPSPGSAELYFPTKYSQSFTSQCNACFGKQYWSYWRNPQYNAIRFLLTIVTGIIFGLVFWNKGHHQTKREQDLLNLLGAMFAAVVFLGGINSSTVQSVVAIERTVFYRERAAGMYSALPYAFGQVAVETLYLIVQTFVYTLILYSMIGFDWKADKFFWFYFFILMCFVYFTFYGMMIQALTPSYQIAAIVMSFFLNFWNLFSGFLIPRKQIPIWWRWYYWASPVAWTLYGLVTSQVGDKTTLIEVPGEADIQVKDYLKKHLGFDHDFLGAVAAAHIGFSLLFFFVFAYGIKFLNFQRR, from the exons ATGCTTATCACGTTGAacttttttttgaacttttttgttGAGGCGCTAGATTCTGTAGGAGCTAGCACAAATTTCTTGTGTGTATTGGGAAGTGATAAGTGTCTCATCATGACGGCTGCTTTGCACGGCGATGGGCTTGCGGTGTCCATGAGCCGGCGAGCGAGTTCCCGGTCGGCTAGCAAGAAAAGCTTCTCGGCGAGCTTCCGCGAGGCTTGGACGGGACAACCGGATGTGTTTCAGAGGAGTGGTACTAGGGGAGATGACGAAGAGGAGCTGAAGTGGGCAGCTTTAGACCGGCTTCCCACGTATGACAGGTTGAGGAAGGGATTTCTGAAGCAGGTTTTGGATGATGGGAGAGTTGGTTATGAAGAGGTTGATGTTACCAAACTTCGGATGCAGGACAAGAAGAATATCATTGAGAGTATACTCAAAGTTGTTGAAGATGATAATGAGAAGTTTCTTCGTAGGCTTAGAAACAGGACTGACAG GGTGGGAATTGAGATTCCAACCATTGAAATCCGGTTTGAGCATGTATCCATTGAAGGAGATGCGTACGTTGGGACCAGGGCACTCCCAACTCTGCTCAACTCAACCTTGAATTCAATTGAG GCTCTTCTTGGGGTACTCAAGCTTTTCCCATCAAAGAAAAGGGTTGTCCAAATTCTACAAGATGTGAGTGGAATAGTGAAGCCATCGAG AATGACGCTGCTTCTGGGACCTCCCGGATCAGGGAAAACGACTTTGCTGCAGGCACTTGCTGGGAAGAGGGACAAGGATCTCAGG GTATCAGGCAGAGTCACATACTGTGGTCATGAATTGTCAGAATTCGTTCCTCAGAGAACATGTGCTTATATTAGCCAACAAGATCTTCATCATGGTGAAATGACGGTCAGGGAGACATTGGATTTTTCGGGACGTTGCTTGGGAGTTGGAACCAGGTACGAGATGCTGGCAGAATTATCAAGACGGGAAAAACATGCACGAATCAAACCAGATCCTGAGATAGATGCGTTCATGAAAGCAACAGCAATGACAGGCGAAGAAGCAAGTCTTGTTACAGACTATATTCTCAAG ATTCTTGGATTGGATATCTGTTCTGACATTTTGGTGGGCGATGATATGAGAAGGGGCATATCAGGTGGACAAAAGAAGCGTGTTACTACAG GAGAAATGCTGGCTGGACCGGCAAAGGCCCTTTTCATGGATGAAATATCAAATGGTCTGGACAGTTCCACAACTTTCCAAATTGTCAGGTTTATGAGACAGATGGTTCATATCATGGACGTGACAATGATAATATCTCTTCTGCAACCTGCGCCTGAAACCTTTGATCTTTTTGATGACATTATCTTACTTTCAGAGGGTCAGATTGTTTATCAAGGTCCACGTGACAATGTTCTTcagttttttgaaaatgtagGCTTCAAGTGCCCAGAAAGGAAAGGAGTTGCAGACTTCTTGCAAGAGATTACATCAAAAAAGGACCAGGAGCAGTACTGGTACAAAAAGAATGAGCCTTACCGATATATCAGTGTCCCTGAATTCGTAAGTTGcttccaaaattttcacattggcCAGAAAATCTCTGAAGAGCTTGGAATTCCCTACGATCGGTCCAAAGCCCATCCAGCTGCATTAGTAAAAGAGAAGTATGGAATCTCGAACTGGGAACTCTTCAAGGCATGCCTTGCAAGAGAGTGGCTATTGATGAAGCGCAactcttttgtatatatattcaagacAACCCAGATCACCATCATGTCAATTATTGCCATGACAGTGTTCTTGAGAACAGAAATGAAGCATGGTCGAATAGAAGATGGAGGgaaattttatggtgcaatgtTCTTCAGTCTCACCAACGTGATGTTTAATGGAGTGGCGGAACTTGCATTGACTATTTTTAGGCTTCCTGTATTTTTTAAGCAGCGGGATTTCTTGTTCTATCCATCATGGGCTTTTGCGTTGCCAATTTGGCTCCTCAGGATTCCCCTCTCATTGATGGAGTCAGGAATATGGATCTGCCTCACATATTACACTGTTGGGTTTGCTCCTGCTGCTAGTAG GTTTTTTCGTCAGTTATTGGCATTCTTCAGTGTCCATCAGATGGCCCTATCACTCTTCCGCTTTATTGCAGCACTTGGAAGAACACAAGTTGTGGCAAATACAATTGGTACCTTCTCATTGCTGTCCATTTTTGTCCTCGGGGGATTTATTGTTGCCAAAG ATGACATTCAACCTTGGATGAAATGGGGTTACTATGTTTCTCCCATGATGTATGGACAGAATGCCATAGTCATGAATGAGTTTCTCGATGAAAGATGGAGTGCG cCCAATCCCGACCCAAATGTTCCTGAACCTACTGTGGGAAAGGTTCTTCTCAGGGCCAGGGGCATGTTTAAAGATGACTATTGGTTCTGGATCTGTGTTGGGGCACTCCTTGGGTTTTCTCTGCTATTCAACATCTGTTTTATACTAGCACTCACATTTTTAAATC CTTTAGGAGATTCTAAATCTGTCATTGTCGAGGAGGATGATAAGAGGAAGAGTGGAAAGCAGCCATCTAATGGCCAGCATAGAATAATGACCACGGAAATGAGTACAGCTTCAACTTCTCCACTGTTTGAAG TGCAAGCACCCGTTAGAAGGGGAATGGTGTTGCCTTTCCAGCCCTTGTCACTTGCATTTAGTCATGTAAACTACTATGTCGATATGCCCGCT GAAATGAAGAGTGAAGGAGTGGAAGAAACTCGTCTCCAGCTGTTACGAGATGTTAGTGGTGCTTTCAGGCCTGGTGTTCTAACAGCATTGGTTGGTGTAAGTGGTGCTGGAAAGACCACATTGATGGATGTGCTAGCAGGGAGAAAAACTGGAGGGTACACTGAAGGAAGTATCAGCATATCTGGTTATCCAAAGAACCAAGCAACTTTTGCTCGGGTCAGCGGTTATTGTGAACAGAACGATATCCATTCACCCCATGTTACCGTCTATGAATCTCTTCTGTACTCTGCCTGGCTGCGTCTTGCCAAGGAGGTCGACAAGGAAACACGAAAG ATGTTTGTTGAGGAAGTTATGGATTTGGTTGAGCTAAACCCATTGAGGAATTCTTTAGTTGGCCTCCCAGGAGTAGATGGTCAGTCCCCTGAACAGAGAAAGAGACTCACCATAGCCGTGGAATTGGTTGCCAATCCTTCCATCATCTTCATGGATGAGCCAACATCAGGCCTTGATGCTAGAGCTGCAGCAATTGTTATGCGTACGGTGAGAAATACAGTGGATACAGGGCGAACAGTTGTCTGCACAATTCACCAGCCAAGCATTGACATTTTTGAAGCATTCAATGAG CTTTTGTTGATGAAAAGGGGTGGACAAGTCATTTATGCTGGACCCCTTGGTCACCAGTCTCACAAGCTTGTAGAATACTTTGAG GCTTTCCCATATGTTCCTAAGATCAAAGAGGGCCATAATCCTGCTACATGGATGCTAGAAGTCAGTTCTCCTGCTGTGGAGGTTCAACATGATGTGGATTTTGCAGAAATCTATGCCAACTCTGATCTGTACAA GAGGAATCAAGAACTCATCCAAGAGCTGAGTACTCCATCACCAGGATCAGCAGAACTTTACTTCCCCACCAAATATTCCCAATCCTTTACTTCTCAATGCAACGCTTGTTTCGGGAAGCAATATTGGTCCTATTGGAGGAACCCTCAATACAATGCAATCCGTTTCTTGTTGACAATAGTTACTGGTATTATATTTGGACTTGTATTCTGGAACAAAGGACATCATCAGAC GAAAAGAGAACAAGACCTGCTGAATCTGCTGGGAGCAATGTTTGCAGCGGTTGTTTTCCTTGGAGGCATCAACTCTTCTACAGTGCAGTCTGTTGTGGCAATTGAAAGGACAGTCTTCTACCGTGAAAGAGCAGCAGGAATGTACTCGGCCTTGCCGTATGCATTTGGTCAG GTGGCTGTGGAGACATTATACCTTATCGTCCAAACTTTTGTCTACACTCTTATCCTTTACTCGATGATCGGATTCGATTGGAAAGCAGATAAATTCTTTTGGTTTTACTTCTTCATATTAATGTGCTTTGTATACTTCACCTTCTACGGGATGATGATTCAAGCTCTCACTCCCAGCTACCAAATTGCTGCCATTGTTATGTCCTTCTTCCTGAACTTCTGGAACCTGTTCTCTGGTTTCCTCATCCCAAGGAAG CAAATTCCAATATGGTGGAGGTGGTATTACTGGGCTTCTCCAGTGGCTTGGACACTCTACGGCCTTGTAACTTCTCAGGTGGGAGACAAGACAACTCTGATTGAGGTACCTGGAGAAGCTGATATTCAAGTGAAGGACTACCTAAAGAAGCACTTGGGTTTTGATCATGACTTCCTTGGAGCGGTTGCTGCTGCCCATATTGGCTTTTCcctccttttcttctttgtctTTGCCTATGGCATCAAGTTCCTCAACTTCCAAAGGAGATAA
- the LOC108984248 gene encoding pleiotropic drug resistance protein 2-like isoform X1 has protein sequence MLITLNFFLNFFVEALDSVGASTNFLCVLGSDKCLIMTAALHGDGLAVSMSRRASSRSASKKSFSASFREAWTGQPDVFQRSGTRGDDEEELKWAALDRLPTYDRLRKGFLKQVLDDGRVGYEEVDVTKLRMQDKKNIIESILKVVEDDNEKFLRRLRNRTDRVGIEIPTIEIRFEHVSIEGDAYVGTRALPTLLNSTLNSIEALLGVLKLFPSKKRVVQILQDVSGIVKPSRMTLLLGPPGSGKTTLLQALAGKRDKDLRVSGRVTYCGHELSEFVPQRTCAYISQQDLHHGEMTVRETLDFSGRCLGVGTRYEMLAELSRREKHARIKPDPEIDAFMKATAMTGEEASLVTDYILKILGLDICSDILVGDDMRRGISGGQKKRVTTGEMLAGPAKALFMDEISNGLDSSTTFQIVRFMRQMVHIMDVTMIISLLQPAPETFDLFDDIILLSEGQIVYQGPRDNVLQFFENVGFKCPERKGVADFLQEITSKKDQEQYWYKKNEPYRYISVPEFVSCFQNFHIGQKISEELGIPYDRSKAHPAALVKEKYGISNWELFKACLAREWLLMKRNSFVYIFKTTQITIMSIIAMTVFLRTEMKHGRIEDGGKFYGAMFFSLTNVMFNGVAELALTIFRLPVFFKQRDFLFYPSWAFALPIWLLRIPLSLMESGIWICLTYYTVGFAPAASRFFRQLLAFFSVHQMALSLFRFIAALGRTQVVANTIGTFSLLSIFVLGGFIVAKDDIQPWMKWGYYVSPMMYGQNAIVMNEFLDERWSAPNPDPNVPEPTVGKVLLRARGMFKDDYWFWICVGALLGFSLLFNICFILALTFLNPLGDSKSVIVEEDDKRKSGKQPSNGQHRIMTTEMSTASTSPLFEDSTIGTSAVQAPVRRGMVLPFQPLSLAFSHVNYYVDMPAEMKSEGVEETRLQLLRDVSGAFRPGVLTALVGVSGAGKTTLMDVLAGRKTGGYTEGSISISGYPKNQATFARVSGYCEQNDIHSPHVTVYESLLYSAWLRLAKEVDKETRKMFVEEVMDLVELNPLRNSLVGLPGVDGQSPEQRKRLTIAVELVANPSIIFMDEPTSGLDARAAAIVMRTVRNTVDTGRTVVCTIHQPSIDIFEAFNELLLMKRGGQVIYAGPLGHQSHKLVEYFEAFPYVPKIKEGHNPATWMLEVSSPAVEVQHDVDFAEIYANSDLYKRNQELIQELSTPSPGSAELYFPTKYSQSFTSQCNACFGKQYWSYWRNPQYNAIRFLLTIVTGIIFGLVFWNKGHHQTKREQDLLNLLGAMFAAVVFLGGINSSTVQSVVAIERTVFYRERAAGMYSALPYAFGQVAVETLYLIVQTFVYTLILYSMIGFDWKADKFFWFYFFILMCFVYFTFYGMMIQALTPSYQIAAIVMSFFLNFWNLFSGFLIPRKQIPIWWRWYYWASPVAWTLYGLVTSQVGDKTTLIEVPGEADIQVKDYLKKHLGFDHDFLGAVAAAHIGFSLLFFFVFAYGIKFLNFQRR, from the exons ATGCTTATCACGTTGAacttttttttgaacttttttgttGAGGCGCTAGATTCTGTAGGAGCTAGCACAAATTTCTTGTGTGTATTGGGAAGTGATAAGTGTCTCATCATGACGGCTGCTTTGCACGGCGATGGGCTTGCGGTGTCCATGAGCCGGCGAGCGAGTTCCCGGTCGGCTAGCAAGAAAAGCTTCTCGGCGAGCTTCCGCGAGGCTTGGACGGGACAACCGGATGTGTTTCAGAGGAGTGGTACTAGGGGAGATGACGAAGAGGAGCTGAAGTGGGCAGCTTTAGACCGGCTTCCCACGTATGACAGGTTGAGGAAGGGATTTCTGAAGCAGGTTTTGGATGATGGGAGAGTTGGTTATGAAGAGGTTGATGTTACCAAACTTCGGATGCAGGACAAGAAGAATATCATTGAGAGTATACTCAAAGTTGTTGAAGATGATAATGAGAAGTTTCTTCGTAGGCTTAGAAACAGGACTGACAG GGTGGGAATTGAGATTCCAACCATTGAAATCCGGTTTGAGCATGTATCCATTGAAGGAGATGCGTACGTTGGGACCAGGGCACTCCCAACTCTGCTCAACTCAACCTTGAATTCAATTGAG GCTCTTCTTGGGGTACTCAAGCTTTTCCCATCAAAGAAAAGGGTTGTCCAAATTCTACAAGATGTGAGTGGAATAGTGAAGCCATCGAG AATGACGCTGCTTCTGGGACCTCCCGGATCAGGGAAAACGACTTTGCTGCAGGCACTTGCTGGGAAGAGGGACAAGGATCTCAGG GTATCAGGCAGAGTCACATACTGTGGTCATGAATTGTCAGAATTCGTTCCTCAGAGAACATGTGCTTATATTAGCCAACAAGATCTTCATCATGGTGAAATGACGGTCAGGGAGACATTGGATTTTTCGGGACGTTGCTTGGGAGTTGGAACCAGGTACGAGATGCTGGCAGAATTATCAAGACGGGAAAAACATGCACGAATCAAACCAGATCCTGAGATAGATGCGTTCATGAAAGCAACAGCAATGACAGGCGAAGAAGCAAGTCTTGTTACAGACTATATTCTCAAG ATTCTTGGATTGGATATCTGTTCTGACATTTTGGTGGGCGATGATATGAGAAGGGGCATATCAGGTGGACAAAAGAAGCGTGTTACTACAG GAGAAATGCTGGCTGGACCGGCAAAGGCCCTTTTCATGGATGAAATATCAAATGGTCTGGACAGTTCCACAACTTTCCAAATTGTCAGGTTTATGAGACAGATGGTTCATATCATGGACGTGACAATGATAATATCTCTTCTGCAACCTGCGCCTGAAACCTTTGATCTTTTTGATGACATTATCTTACTTTCAGAGGGTCAGATTGTTTATCAAGGTCCACGTGACAATGTTCTTcagttttttgaaaatgtagGCTTCAAGTGCCCAGAAAGGAAAGGAGTTGCAGACTTCTTGCAAGAGATTACATCAAAAAAGGACCAGGAGCAGTACTGGTACAAAAAGAATGAGCCTTACCGATATATCAGTGTCCCTGAATTCGTAAGTTGcttccaaaattttcacattggcCAGAAAATCTCTGAAGAGCTTGGAATTCCCTACGATCGGTCCAAAGCCCATCCAGCTGCATTAGTAAAAGAGAAGTATGGAATCTCGAACTGGGAACTCTTCAAGGCATGCCTTGCAAGAGAGTGGCTATTGATGAAGCGCAactcttttgtatatatattcaagacAACCCAGATCACCATCATGTCAATTATTGCCATGACAGTGTTCTTGAGAACAGAAATGAAGCATGGTCGAATAGAAGATGGAGGgaaattttatggtgcaatgtTCTTCAGTCTCACCAACGTGATGTTTAATGGAGTGGCGGAACTTGCATTGACTATTTTTAGGCTTCCTGTATTTTTTAAGCAGCGGGATTTCTTGTTCTATCCATCATGGGCTTTTGCGTTGCCAATTTGGCTCCTCAGGATTCCCCTCTCATTGATGGAGTCAGGAATATGGATCTGCCTCACATATTACACTGTTGGGTTTGCTCCTGCTGCTAGTAG GTTTTTTCGTCAGTTATTGGCATTCTTCAGTGTCCATCAGATGGCCCTATCACTCTTCCGCTTTATTGCAGCACTTGGAAGAACACAAGTTGTGGCAAATACAATTGGTACCTTCTCATTGCTGTCCATTTTTGTCCTCGGGGGATTTATTGTTGCCAAAG ATGACATTCAACCTTGGATGAAATGGGGTTACTATGTTTCTCCCATGATGTATGGACAGAATGCCATAGTCATGAATGAGTTTCTCGATGAAAGATGGAGTGCG cCCAATCCCGACCCAAATGTTCCTGAACCTACTGTGGGAAAGGTTCTTCTCAGGGCCAGGGGCATGTTTAAAGATGACTATTGGTTCTGGATCTGTGTTGGGGCACTCCTTGGGTTTTCTCTGCTATTCAACATCTGTTTTATACTAGCACTCACATTTTTAAATC CTTTAGGAGATTCTAAATCTGTCATTGTCGAGGAGGATGATAAGAGGAAGAGTGGAAAGCAGCCATCTAATGGCCAGCATAGAATAATGACCACGGAAATGAGTACAGCTTCAACTTCTCCACTGTTTGAAG ACTCCACAATTGGTACTTCTGCAGTGCAAGCACCCGTTAGAAGGGGAATGGTGTTGCCTTTCCAGCCCTTGTCACTTGCATTTAGTCATGTAAACTACTATGTCGATATGCCCGCT GAAATGAAGAGTGAAGGAGTGGAAGAAACTCGTCTCCAGCTGTTACGAGATGTTAGTGGTGCTTTCAGGCCTGGTGTTCTAACAGCATTGGTTGGTGTAAGTGGTGCTGGAAAGACCACATTGATGGATGTGCTAGCAGGGAGAAAAACTGGAGGGTACACTGAAGGAAGTATCAGCATATCTGGTTATCCAAAGAACCAAGCAACTTTTGCTCGGGTCAGCGGTTATTGTGAACAGAACGATATCCATTCACCCCATGTTACCGTCTATGAATCTCTTCTGTACTCTGCCTGGCTGCGTCTTGCCAAGGAGGTCGACAAGGAAACACGAAAG ATGTTTGTTGAGGAAGTTATGGATTTGGTTGAGCTAAACCCATTGAGGAATTCTTTAGTTGGCCTCCCAGGAGTAGATGGTCAGTCCCCTGAACAGAGAAAGAGACTCACCATAGCCGTGGAATTGGTTGCCAATCCTTCCATCATCTTCATGGATGAGCCAACATCAGGCCTTGATGCTAGAGCTGCAGCAATTGTTATGCGTACGGTGAGAAATACAGTGGATACAGGGCGAACAGTTGTCTGCACAATTCACCAGCCAAGCATTGACATTTTTGAAGCATTCAATGAG CTTTTGTTGATGAAAAGGGGTGGACAAGTCATTTATGCTGGACCCCTTGGTCACCAGTCTCACAAGCTTGTAGAATACTTTGAG GCTTTCCCATATGTTCCTAAGATCAAAGAGGGCCATAATCCTGCTACATGGATGCTAGAAGTCAGTTCTCCTGCTGTGGAGGTTCAACATGATGTGGATTTTGCAGAAATCTATGCCAACTCTGATCTGTACAA GAGGAATCAAGAACTCATCCAAGAGCTGAGTACTCCATCACCAGGATCAGCAGAACTTTACTTCCCCACCAAATATTCCCAATCCTTTACTTCTCAATGCAACGCTTGTTTCGGGAAGCAATATTGGTCCTATTGGAGGAACCCTCAATACAATGCAATCCGTTTCTTGTTGACAATAGTTACTGGTATTATATTTGGACTTGTATTCTGGAACAAAGGACATCATCAGAC GAAAAGAGAACAAGACCTGCTGAATCTGCTGGGAGCAATGTTTGCAGCGGTTGTTTTCCTTGGAGGCATCAACTCTTCTACAGTGCAGTCTGTTGTGGCAATTGAAAGGACAGTCTTCTACCGTGAAAGAGCAGCAGGAATGTACTCGGCCTTGCCGTATGCATTTGGTCAG GTGGCTGTGGAGACATTATACCTTATCGTCCAAACTTTTGTCTACACTCTTATCCTTTACTCGATGATCGGATTCGATTGGAAAGCAGATAAATTCTTTTGGTTTTACTTCTTCATATTAATGTGCTTTGTATACTTCACCTTCTACGGGATGATGATTCAAGCTCTCACTCCCAGCTACCAAATTGCTGCCATTGTTATGTCCTTCTTCCTGAACTTCTGGAACCTGTTCTCTGGTTTCCTCATCCCAAGGAAG CAAATTCCAATATGGTGGAGGTGGTATTACTGGGCTTCTCCAGTGGCTTGGACACTCTACGGCCTTGTAACTTCTCAGGTGGGAGACAAGACAACTCTGATTGAGGTACCTGGAGAAGCTGATATTCAAGTGAAGGACTACCTAAAGAAGCACTTGGGTTTTGATCATGACTTCCTTGGAGCGGTTGCTGCTGCCCATATTGGCTTTTCcctccttttcttctttgtctTTGCCTATGGCATCAAGTTCCTCAACTTCCAAAGGAGATAA